The proteins below come from a single Falco rusticolus isolate bFalRus1 chromosome 8, bFalRus1.pri, whole genome shotgun sequence genomic window:
- the LOC119152925 gene encoding uncharacterized protein LOC119152925: MPTPRSISRMNMPFRKSSHDSSLLPASHPGGERHSCFPPVYARQGGFPFTTSHLQEGGHTLQPPVLSRNHQTTQQGHHMAKNSSATSEQNPLPSETKAQGPGTQTSMKQAPKSSGNPGQSSLREIPTCNQSSKKAEKAWRNHSSQALSLHPDEELFFPAAHHMSSPCLFLQAGTHCQNNTPRTLVPMNSIINVSHASLSQTNATKGRPQRFGYEIPSMLNTSTPRNALGSSPSVLLPSAHAVPASSRSRKKSRWRCFAVQTYRHYDPGHIWLTQHEGTTTEREQKYSISNTASLGTRNSPVEFVVASSGKETFSGQASWL, encoded by the coding sequence atGCCTACACCGCGCTCGATATCAAGGATGAACATGCCTTTTCGCAAGAGCTCTCATGActcttcccttctgcctgcCAGCCATCCGGGTGGGGAACGTCattcctgctttcctccagtctaCGCAAGACAGGGGGGCTTCCCCTTCACCACCTCTCACCTTCAGGAAGGAGGACATACTTTGCAGCCCCCAGTCCTCTCAAGGAACCATCAAACAACACAGCAAGGCCATCACATGGCAAAGAACAGCTCTGCCACATCAGAACAGAATCCACTGCCATCAGAGACAAAAGCCCAAGGCCCAGGTACTCAGACCTCCATGAAACAGGCTCCAAAGAGTTCAGGAAATCCAGGGCAGTCTTCCCTTCGGGAAATCCCGACCTGCAACCAATCCtccaagaaagctgaaaaggcATGGCGCAACCACAGCTCCCAAGCACTCTCCCTGCACCCCGATGAAGagctattttttccagctgctcacCACATGTCAAGCCCTTGCCTCTTCTTGCAGGCAGGCACGCACTGCCAGAACAACACTCCAAGAACCTTGGTACCCATGAACTCCATCATTAATGTGAGCCATGCGTCACTCAGCCAAACAAACGCCACGAAGGGAAGACCACAGAGGTTTGGATATGAAATCCCATCTATGCTAAACACATCCACTCCCAGAAATGCACTGGGGTCCTCCCCATCTGTCCTTCTGCCATCAGCTCATGCTGTTCctgcaagcagcagaagcaggaagaaaagcaggtgGCGGTGCTTTGCTGTCCAAACCTATAGGCATTACGATCCAGGACACATTTGGTTGACCCAACATGAAGGTACCACGACTGAACGGGAACAGAAGTACAGTATCTCAAATACAGCCTCTTTAGGTACAAGAAACTCACCTGTAGAATTCGTGGTTGcttcttctggaaaagaaacattttcaggacAGGCCAGCTGGCTCTGA